A single genomic interval of Adhaeribacter pallidiroseus harbors:
- the porD gene encoding type IX secretion system protein PorD, translated as MFKYLLTVSFSLFLACRCAFAQELQCEVLINDDQVTVTDKRVFQNMQRDIFNFMNNQRWTSTLYKSEERIQARMLITITSVPSVGNYTATVQVLSARPVYSTGYETSVLSFFDKDWVFEYNDAQPLQFSENSYTSQLASLLTFYAYLIIGLDNDSFARLGGSAMYDRATNVLNNVTSQNSGAPGWQAFEDTRNRYWLLTNLRDPQIEPFRTAVYNYFRQGMDIFATKPADARTNILNAIKSIQQVAQRRPGTAIIRSFFDAKSDEIFSVFKGGNSSEKQTVYAILSELDPTNINKYQGLLQR; from the coding sequence ATGTTTAAATATTTATTAACCGTTTCTTTTAGTTTGTTTTTAGCATGCCGCTGCGCTTTTGCGCAAGAGTTGCAGTGCGAAGTTTTAATCAACGACGACCAAGTTACGGTTACCGATAAACGTGTATTCCAGAATATGCAGCGCGATATTTTTAATTTTATGAATAACCAGCGCTGGACTTCTACCTTATATAAGTCTGAAGAAAGAATTCAGGCCCGCATGCTCATTACCATTACCAGCGTGCCCAGCGTTGGTAACTATACCGCTACTGTGCAGGTATTATCCGCCAGACCGGTATACAGTACCGGTTATGAAACTTCGGTACTCTCCTTCTTTGATAAAGATTGGGTATTTGAATACAACGATGCGCAGCCTTTACAATTCTCCGAAAATTCGTACACCTCGCAACTGGCTTCACTACTTACTTTTTACGCGTATTTAATCATTGGCTTAGATAACGACAGCTTTGCGCGTCTGGGTGGCTCGGCTATGTACGACCGGGCCACTAACGTGTTGAATAACGTTACCTCGCAGAACTCCGGGGCGCCAGGTTGGCAAGCTTTTGAAGATACCCGTAACCGCTATTGGCTGCTCACCAATTTGCGCGACCCACAGATAGAGCCTTTCCGGACCGCCGTATATAACTACTTCCGGCAAGGCATGGATATTTTTGCTACCAAACCCGCTGATGCCCGCACCAACATCTTAAACGCGATTAAAAGCATTCAGCAAGTAGCCCAACGCCGGCCCGGTACAGCAATCATTCGTTCTTTCTTCGATGCGAAGTCCGACGAAATATTTTCGGTTTTTAAAGGCGGTAATTCTTCCGAGAAGCAAACTGTTTACGCCATTTTATCGGAACTGGATCCTACCAATATTAATAAGTACCAGGGACTACTTCAGAGATAG